In the Nicotiana tabacum cultivar K326 chromosome 16, ASM71507v2, whole genome shotgun sequence genome, one interval contains:
- the LOC107778727 gene encoding uncharacterized protein LOC107778727 isoform X2: protein MSRSTKWKLEKNKVKVVFRLQFNATHIPQTGWDKLFISFIPADSGKTIAKTTKAAVRNGTCKWGDPIYETTRLLQDVKSKQLDEKLYKLVVAMGSSRSSILGEATINLADYAEASKPSDVALPLQGCNAGTILHVTVQLLTSKTGFREFEQQREHRERGLQSGYDNKHDDSGTGKVLFSGETGHDHIDKVSSRVRFRPEAKELSSVEEEVELNEECTDLTTGFDGSSNTSESLYAEKHDSSSAHETDSQGQLSEKGNKSDNQATAQSSSSVHGWVSDCSVDNELAIAYEENNRLRASLELAESSVFELKLEVSTLQSQANKLGSETEKFSQLLTAEISSSVELAKEVSVLKSKCLNFKDCIERLRALKSSCQNRGSESGVADSGLVQDIQVRWMKGISVVEDRIKELQNKVCLGFYERDYKFLHSELEALLQILQEVKQGARDEMLLLNKVASVDIKETAVRDLPNIEQPLSGLGLELDLCTPENLLHHIGIPPLVTQGTDSTVAIDAMKAKIFDLVRELDDAKVERENLLRKMDQMECYYEALVQELEENQKQMLAELQGLRNEHSTCLYTISSSKAEVELMRQDMSQRILQLADERRDLDTLNKELERRASTSEAALKRARLNYSIAVDKLQKDLELLSSQVVSMFETNENIIKQAIPEPSQPQFLGYSDVVQNLEEYDNTEQLPIQDQHEELYKKVEEELGEMHSVNLHLDVFSRVLLETVIEANANAGMMKKDMGELAQQLKALNLCKEQLVVRLQAALEDVHSLHEEKASCFLKCSDLSLQNQSLEAELVNLSKANCLLTEKVIEREAIMVQHTATQRRYEASAEENKALSTSLKQETLKSRRLQDEISLLKDDLLTVRAKSEDLASSNENLHEDISFVQGKLAGILVSYEKELSLLCNSSCRELEFRDIRGLTMQLEEVQHSACSKILHLMQEKQNLESEKLVAEVSLSASRSEIIAMRQKFKNDIQRIVDKFDVSTALVEKLQVELESVTNKLHLTSEVEENYVQQNRELLVDLAAFEVELQNVVSKNGHIAQEILGLDSVADELEQNELTICELRQEKEDLMTSLHDKAEEFAKLTSEVSHLKDNLRSLQDELQLERGLKDKLEGSVQNLSLLLNEKDDRLLDLEKQIAELVQFRQLASELEVEKCRLSHLLQQHDEHAAKLQEELSCVSGLRSSVRDLASQLNEKDDRLLDLEKQNAELVHFRQLASDLEVEKSRLDQLLQQCEEHAAKLQEELSCVSGLEVSVQELTSQLNEKNDRLLDLEKENAELVNLRQLAADLELEKCRLDQLVQQRDEKVAKLQEELSCVSGLKSSVQDLTSQLNEKNDRLVDLEKQIAELVNLRQLAADLEVEKCRLDQLVQQRDEHVAKLHEDLSCFSGLEGSVRDLTSQLNEKNDRLLDLEKQNAELVHFRQLAADLEVEKCRLDQLVQQRDEHVSKLHGRFVTCFWFRGLSARSYLSTEREK, encoded by the exons ATGTCGAGGAGCACTAAGTGGAAGCTTGAAAAGAATAAAGTGAAAGTGGTCTTTCGGCTTCAATTTAATGCTACTCAC ATACCACAAACTGGATGGGACAAGTTATTCATATCTTTTATCCCTGCGGACTCTGGAAAAACAATTGCAAAGACGACCAAAGCCGCTGTAAGAAATGGAACATGCAAATGGGGTGATCCAATTTATGAAACGACAAGGCTTCTTCAAGATGTCAAAAGCAAACAATTGGATGAGAAGCTATACAAACTTGTGGTTGCCATG GGTTCTTCACGATCTAGTATCCTGGGCGAGGCAACAATTAATCTTGCTGATTATGCTGAAGCATCGAAGCCTTCTGATGTTGCTTTGCCTCTTCAAGGATGCAATGCAGGAACAATATTACAT GTCACAGTTCAGTTGCTAACCTCTAAAACGGGATTCAG AGAATTTGAGCAGCAAAGGGAACATAGGGAGAGAGGTTTGCAGTCAGGATATGATAACAAGCATGATGACTCTGGTACTGGGAAAGTCCTATTTTCCGGAGAGACTGGACATGATCACATTGATAAG GTTAGTTCAAGGGTCAGATTCAGACCAGAGGCTAAAGAACTCTCTTCTGTTGAGGAGGAAGTGGAACTAAACGAGGAATGTACTGACTTGACAACGGGATTTGATGGTTCTTCCAATACTTCAGAGAGTCTATATGCCGAAAAGCATGATTCATCAAGTGCACATGAAACTGATAGTCAAGGCCAGCTGTCGGAGAAAGGTAATAAATCTGATAATCAAGCAACAGCACAGAGTAGTAGTTCGGTTCATGGATGGGTGTCAGACTGCTCAGTGGATAATGAACTGGCAATTGCTTATGAGGAGAATAATAGACTTAGAGCAAGCCTGGAATTGGCAGAATCATCAGTTTTTGAGCTTAAACTTGAGGTAAGCACTCTTCAAAGTCAAGCTAATAAATTGGGTTCTGAAACAGAAAAGTTTTCTCAGCTACTTACTGCTGAGATATCCTCTAGTGTGGAGTTGGCAAAAGAGGTTTCTGTCCTTAAATCAAAATGTTTAAATTTCAAAGATTGTATTGAAAGACTAAGAGCTTTGAAATCAAGCTGTCAAAATCGTGGCAGTGAAAGTGGTGTTGCTGATTCTGGCTTAGTTCAAGATATACAGGTAAGATGGATGAAAGGAATTTCAGTGGTTGAAGATAGAATCAAAGAACTTCAAAATAAAGTTTGTCTTGGATTCTATGAAAGAGACTACAAGTTTCTTCATTCGGAATTGGAGGCGTTGCTTCAAATTCTACAGGAGGTTAAACAAGGAGCAAGAGATGAGATGTTATTGCTAAATAAAGTAGCATCAGTGGATATAAAGGAGACTGCAGTGAGAGATTTACCCAATATTGAACAGCCATTGTCAGGGCTTGGGTTGGAATTGGATCTTTGTACACCAGAGAATTTGCTTCATCATATTGGCATACCCCCACTGGTTACTCAAGGAACTGATTCCACAGTTGCTATTGATGCAATGAAAGCCAAAATTTTTGATCTGGTAAGAGAATTGGATGACGCAAAGGTTGAAAGGGAAAATCTGCTGAGAAAAATGGATCAGATGGAGTGTTACTACGAAGCCCTTGTTCAAGAACTCGAGGAAAATCAGAAGCAAATGCTGGCAGAGTTGCAGGGTCTAAGGAATGAGCATTCGACATGCCTTTATACCATCTCAAGTAGCAAAGCTGAAGTGGAATTAATGCGACAAGATATGAGTCAACGTATTTTACAGCTTGCTGATGAGAGACGTGATTTGGATACACTTAATAAGGAGCTCGAGAGAAGAGCTTCTACTTCAGAAGCAGCTCTGAAAAGAGCCCGCTTGAATTATTCTATTGCAGTAGATAAGCTGCAAAAGGATTTGGAGCTTCTTTCCTCACAGGTGGTGTCCATGTTTGAGACTAATGAGAACATCATCAAGCAAGCAATTCCAGAACCTTCGCAACCACAATTCCTTGGATATTCAGATGTTGTTCAGAATTTAGAAGAATATGATAATACAGAGCAGTTGCCAATTCAGGATCAACAT GAGGAGCTTTACAAGAAGGTTGAAGAAGAACTTGGTGAAATGCATTCAGTTAACTTGCACTTGGACGTATTCTCAAGGGTTTTACTTGAAACTGTGATTGAAGCAAATGCTAATGCtggaatgatgaagaaagatatGGGTGAACTTGCTCAGCAGTTGAAGGCTTTGAATCTCTGCAAGGAGCAGTTGGTGGTAAGATTACAGGCTGCTTTGGAAGATGTTCACAGTTTGCATGAGGAGAAAGCAAGTTGCTTCCTCAAATGCAGCGATCTTTCTCTGCAGAATCAATCTTTGGAAGCTGAACTCGTGAATCTTTCAAAGGCAAACTGTCTCCTCACTGAGAAGGTTATCGAACGGGAAGCAATCATGGTGCAACACACAGCAACTCAGAGAAGATATGAAGCTTCTGCAGAAGAAAATAAAGCACTCTCCACTTCATTGAAACAGGAAACGTTGAAAAGCAGGAGGCTTCAAGATGAGATTTCACTTCTGAAGGATGATTTGCTAACTGTCAGAGCCAAATCAGAGGACTTGGCTTCCTCAAATGAAAATCTTCATGAAGATATTAGCTTTGTGCAGGGTAAGTTGGCTGGTATATTGGTATCTTATGAGAAGGAACTATCTCTTCTATGCAATTCCTCTTGCCGTGAGTTGGAGTTCAGGGATATAAGAGGTCTCACCATGCAACTGGAAGAGGTTCAGCATAGCGCGTGTAGCAAGATTCTTCATCTTATGCAGGAGAAGCAAAATCTAGAAAGTGAAAAATTAGTTGCTGAGGTATCCTTGTCTGCTAGTAGATCAGAAATAATTGCCATGAGGCAAAAGTTTAAAAATGATATACAGAGGATTGTAGATAAATTTGATGTATCAACTGCCCTTGTGGAGAAACTTCAGGTTGAGCTTGAATCTGTGACCAATAAACTTCACCTTACCTCTGAAGTTGAAGAAAATTATGTGCAACAGAACAGAGAGCTTCTGGTTGATCTTGCTGCCTTTGAGGTCGAGTTACAAAATGTGGTATCGAAGAACGGGCATATTGCTCAAGAGATCTTGGGCTTGGACTCTGTAGCTGACGAGCTTGAGCAAAATGAGTTAACCATTTGTGAACTAAGACAAGAGAAGGAGGATCTCATGACCTCTCTACACGACAAGGCTGAGGAATTTGCCAAGCTCACTTCAGAAGTTAGTCATCTGAAAGACAATTTGAGAAGTCTGCAAGATGAATTGCAACTCGAGAGAGGTCTTAAGGATAAACTAGAGGGTTCAGTACAAAATCTTAGCTTGCTGTTGAACGAGAAGGATGACAGGTTACTGGATTTGGAAAAGCAAATTGCTGAACTGGTGCAGTTCAGGCAACTGGCATCGGAGTTAGAGGTTGAGAAATGTAGACTTAGCCATCTTTTGCAGCAGCATGATGAGCATGCAGCAAAGCTTCAGGAAGAGTTATCCTGTGTTTCTGGTCTAAGGAGCTCTGTGAGAGATCTTGCCTCCCAATTGAATGAGAAGGATGACAGGCTACTGGATTTGGAAAAGCAAAATGCTGAGCTGGTGCATTTCCGGCAGCTGGCATCAGATTTAGAAGTGGAAAAATCTAGACTTGATCAGCTTCTGCAGCAGTGTGAGGAGCATGCGGCAAAGCTTCAGGAAGAGTTGTCCTGTGTTTCTGGTTTAGAGGTGTCAGTTCAAGAACTTACTTCTCAACTGAATGAGAAGAATGACAGGTTACTGGATTTGGAAAAGGAAAATGCTGAACTGGTGAATCTCAGGCAGCTGGCAGCAGATTTAGAATTGGAGAAGTGTAGACTTGACCAACTTGTGCAGCAGCGTGATGAGAAGGTGGCAAAGCTTCAGGAAGAGTTGTCCTGTGTTTCTGGTTTAAAGAGCTCAGTTCAAGATCTTACTTCTCAACTGAATGAGAAGAATGACAGGTTAGTGGATTTGGAAAAGCAAATTGCTGAACTGGTGAATCTAAGGCAGCTGGCAGCAGATTTAGAAGTGGAGAAATGTAGACTTGACCAACTTGTGCAGCAGCGTGATGAGCATGTGGCAAAGCTTCATGAAGATTTGTCATGTTTTTCCGGATTAGAGGGCTCAGTGCGAGATCTCACTTCTCAATTGAACGAGAAGAATGACAGGTTACTGGATTTGGAAAAGCAAAATGCTGAGTTGGTGCATTTCAGGCAGCTGGCAGCAGATTTAGAAGTGGAGAAATGTAGACTTGACCAACTTGTGCAGCAGCGTGATGAGCATGTGTCAAAGCTTCATGGAAGATTTGTCACGTGTTTCTGGTTTAGAGGGCTCAGTGCGAGATCTTACCTCTCAACTGAACGAGAAAAATGA
- the LOC107778727 gene encoding uncharacterized protein LOC107778727 isoform X1, producing the protein MSRSTKWKLEKNKVKVVFRLQFNATHIPQTGWDKLFISFIPADSGKTIAKTTKAAVRNGTCKWGDPIYETTRLLQDVKSKQLDEKLYKLVVAMGSSRSSILGEATINLADYAEASKPSDVALPLQGCNAGTILHVTVQLLTSKTGFREFEQQREHRERGLQSGYDNKHDDSGTGKVLFSGETGHDHIDKVSSRVRFRPEAKELSSVEEEVELNEECTDLTTGFDGSSNTSESLYAEKHDSSSAHETDSQGQLSEKGNKSDNQATAQSSSSVHGWVSDCSVDNELAIAYEENNRLRASLELAESSVFELKLEVSTLQSQANKLGSETEKFSQLLTAEISSSVELAKEVSVLKSKCLNFKDCIERLRALKSSCQNRGSESGVADSGLVQDIQVRWMKGISVVEDRIKELQNKVCLGFYERDYKFLHSELEALLQILQEVKQGARDEMLLLNKVASVDIKETAVRDLPNIEQPLSGLGLELDLCTPENLLHHIGIPPLVTQGTDSTVAIDAMKAKIFDLVRELDDAKVERENLLRKMDQMECYYEALVQELEENQKQMLAELQGLRNEHSTCLYTISSSKAEVELMRQDMSQRILQLADERRDLDTLNKELERRASTSEAALKRARLNYSIAVDKLQKDLELLSSQVVSMFETNENIIKQAIPEPSQPQFLGYSDVVQNLEEYDNTEQLPIQDQHVSARKLTLSGDVLTDDLKRSLCLQEELYKKVEEELGEMHSVNLHLDVFSRVLLETVIEANANAGMMKKDMGELAQQLKALNLCKEQLVVRLQAALEDVHSLHEEKASCFLKCSDLSLQNQSLEAELVNLSKANCLLTEKVIEREAIMVQHTATQRRYEASAEENKALSTSLKQETLKSRRLQDEISLLKDDLLTVRAKSEDLASSNENLHEDISFVQGKLAGILVSYEKELSLLCNSSCRELEFRDIRGLTMQLEEVQHSACSKILHLMQEKQNLESEKLVAEVSLSASRSEIIAMRQKFKNDIQRIVDKFDVSTALVEKLQVELESVTNKLHLTSEVEENYVQQNRELLVDLAAFEVELQNVVSKNGHIAQEILGLDSVADELEQNELTICELRQEKEDLMTSLHDKAEEFAKLTSEVSHLKDNLRSLQDELQLERGLKDKLEGSVQNLSLLLNEKDDRLLDLEKQIAELVQFRQLASELEVEKCRLSHLLQQHDEHAAKLQEELSCVSGLRSSVRDLASQLNEKDDRLLDLEKQNAELVHFRQLASDLEVEKSRLDQLLQQCEEHAAKLQEELSCVSGLEVSVQELTSQLNEKNDRLLDLEKENAELVNLRQLAADLELEKCRLDQLVQQRDEKVAKLQEELSCVSGLKSSVQDLTSQLNEKNDRLVDLEKQIAELVNLRQLAADLEVEKCRLDQLVQQRDEHVAKLHEDLSCFSGLEGSVRDLTSQLNEKNDRLLDLEKQNAELVHFRQLAADLEVEKCRLDQLVQQRDEHVSKLHGRFVTCFWFRGLSARSYLSTEREK; encoded by the exons ATGTCGAGGAGCACTAAGTGGAAGCTTGAAAAGAATAAAGTGAAAGTGGTCTTTCGGCTTCAATTTAATGCTACTCAC ATACCACAAACTGGATGGGACAAGTTATTCATATCTTTTATCCCTGCGGACTCTGGAAAAACAATTGCAAAGACGACCAAAGCCGCTGTAAGAAATGGAACATGCAAATGGGGTGATCCAATTTATGAAACGACAAGGCTTCTTCAAGATGTCAAAAGCAAACAATTGGATGAGAAGCTATACAAACTTGTGGTTGCCATG GGTTCTTCACGATCTAGTATCCTGGGCGAGGCAACAATTAATCTTGCTGATTATGCTGAAGCATCGAAGCCTTCTGATGTTGCTTTGCCTCTTCAAGGATGCAATGCAGGAACAATATTACAT GTCACAGTTCAGTTGCTAACCTCTAAAACGGGATTCAG AGAATTTGAGCAGCAAAGGGAACATAGGGAGAGAGGTTTGCAGTCAGGATATGATAACAAGCATGATGACTCTGGTACTGGGAAAGTCCTATTTTCCGGAGAGACTGGACATGATCACATTGATAAG GTTAGTTCAAGGGTCAGATTCAGACCAGAGGCTAAAGAACTCTCTTCTGTTGAGGAGGAAGTGGAACTAAACGAGGAATGTACTGACTTGACAACGGGATTTGATGGTTCTTCCAATACTTCAGAGAGTCTATATGCCGAAAAGCATGATTCATCAAGTGCACATGAAACTGATAGTCAAGGCCAGCTGTCGGAGAAAGGTAATAAATCTGATAATCAAGCAACAGCACAGAGTAGTAGTTCGGTTCATGGATGGGTGTCAGACTGCTCAGTGGATAATGAACTGGCAATTGCTTATGAGGAGAATAATAGACTTAGAGCAAGCCTGGAATTGGCAGAATCATCAGTTTTTGAGCTTAAACTTGAGGTAAGCACTCTTCAAAGTCAAGCTAATAAATTGGGTTCTGAAACAGAAAAGTTTTCTCAGCTACTTACTGCTGAGATATCCTCTAGTGTGGAGTTGGCAAAAGAGGTTTCTGTCCTTAAATCAAAATGTTTAAATTTCAAAGATTGTATTGAAAGACTAAGAGCTTTGAAATCAAGCTGTCAAAATCGTGGCAGTGAAAGTGGTGTTGCTGATTCTGGCTTAGTTCAAGATATACAGGTAAGATGGATGAAAGGAATTTCAGTGGTTGAAGATAGAATCAAAGAACTTCAAAATAAAGTTTGTCTTGGATTCTATGAAAGAGACTACAAGTTTCTTCATTCGGAATTGGAGGCGTTGCTTCAAATTCTACAGGAGGTTAAACAAGGAGCAAGAGATGAGATGTTATTGCTAAATAAAGTAGCATCAGTGGATATAAAGGAGACTGCAGTGAGAGATTTACCCAATATTGAACAGCCATTGTCAGGGCTTGGGTTGGAATTGGATCTTTGTACACCAGAGAATTTGCTTCATCATATTGGCATACCCCCACTGGTTACTCAAGGAACTGATTCCACAGTTGCTATTGATGCAATGAAAGCCAAAATTTTTGATCTGGTAAGAGAATTGGATGACGCAAAGGTTGAAAGGGAAAATCTGCTGAGAAAAATGGATCAGATGGAGTGTTACTACGAAGCCCTTGTTCAAGAACTCGAGGAAAATCAGAAGCAAATGCTGGCAGAGTTGCAGGGTCTAAGGAATGAGCATTCGACATGCCTTTATACCATCTCAAGTAGCAAAGCTGAAGTGGAATTAATGCGACAAGATATGAGTCAACGTATTTTACAGCTTGCTGATGAGAGACGTGATTTGGATACACTTAATAAGGAGCTCGAGAGAAGAGCTTCTACTTCAGAAGCAGCTCTGAAAAGAGCCCGCTTGAATTATTCTATTGCAGTAGATAAGCTGCAAAAGGATTTGGAGCTTCTTTCCTCACAGGTGGTGTCCATGTTTGAGACTAATGAGAACATCATCAAGCAAGCAATTCCAGAACCTTCGCAACCACAATTCCTTGGATATTCAGATGTTGTTCAGAATTTAGAAGAATATGATAATACAGAGCAGTTGCCAATTCAGGATCAACATGTAAGTGCAAGGAAACTAACACTCAGTGGAGATGTCCTTACTGATGACTTGAAAAGATCACTCTGCTTGCAGGAGGAGCTTTACAAGAAGGTTGAAGAAGAACTTGGTGAAATGCATTCAGTTAACTTGCACTTGGACGTATTCTCAAGGGTTTTACTTGAAACTGTGATTGAAGCAAATGCTAATGCtggaatgatgaagaaagatatGGGTGAACTTGCTCAGCAGTTGAAGGCTTTGAATCTCTGCAAGGAGCAGTTGGTGGTAAGATTACAGGCTGCTTTGGAAGATGTTCACAGTTTGCATGAGGAGAAAGCAAGTTGCTTCCTCAAATGCAGCGATCTTTCTCTGCAGAATCAATCTTTGGAAGCTGAACTCGTGAATCTTTCAAAGGCAAACTGTCTCCTCACTGAGAAGGTTATCGAACGGGAAGCAATCATGGTGCAACACACAGCAACTCAGAGAAGATATGAAGCTTCTGCAGAAGAAAATAAAGCACTCTCCACTTCATTGAAACAGGAAACGTTGAAAAGCAGGAGGCTTCAAGATGAGATTTCACTTCTGAAGGATGATTTGCTAACTGTCAGAGCCAAATCAGAGGACTTGGCTTCCTCAAATGAAAATCTTCATGAAGATATTAGCTTTGTGCAGGGTAAGTTGGCTGGTATATTGGTATCTTATGAGAAGGAACTATCTCTTCTATGCAATTCCTCTTGCCGTGAGTTGGAGTTCAGGGATATAAGAGGTCTCACCATGCAACTGGAAGAGGTTCAGCATAGCGCGTGTAGCAAGATTCTTCATCTTATGCAGGAGAAGCAAAATCTAGAAAGTGAAAAATTAGTTGCTGAGGTATCCTTGTCTGCTAGTAGATCAGAAATAATTGCCATGAGGCAAAAGTTTAAAAATGATATACAGAGGATTGTAGATAAATTTGATGTATCAACTGCCCTTGTGGAGAAACTTCAGGTTGAGCTTGAATCTGTGACCAATAAACTTCACCTTACCTCTGAAGTTGAAGAAAATTATGTGCAACAGAACAGAGAGCTTCTGGTTGATCTTGCTGCCTTTGAGGTCGAGTTACAAAATGTGGTATCGAAGAACGGGCATATTGCTCAAGAGATCTTGGGCTTGGACTCTGTAGCTGACGAGCTTGAGCAAAATGAGTTAACCATTTGTGAACTAAGACAAGAGAAGGAGGATCTCATGACCTCTCTACACGACAAGGCTGAGGAATTTGCCAAGCTCACTTCAGAAGTTAGTCATCTGAAAGACAATTTGAGAAGTCTGCAAGATGAATTGCAACTCGAGAGAGGTCTTAAGGATAAACTAGAGGGTTCAGTACAAAATCTTAGCTTGCTGTTGAACGAGAAGGATGACAGGTTACTGGATTTGGAAAAGCAAATTGCTGAACTGGTGCAGTTCAGGCAACTGGCATCGGAGTTAGAGGTTGAGAAATGTAGACTTAGCCATCTTTTGCAGCAGCATGATGAGCATGCAGCAAAGCTTCAGGAAGAGTTATCCTGTGTTTCTGGTCTAAGGAGCTCTGTGAGAGATCTTGCCTCCCAATTGAATGAGAAGGATGACAGGCTACTGGATTTGGAAAAGCAAAATGCTGAGCTGGTGCATTTCCGGCAGCTGGCATCAGATTTAGAAGTGGAAAAATCTAGACTTGATCAGCTTCTGCAGCAGTGTGAGGAGCATGCGGCAAAGCTTCAGGAAGAGTTGTCCTGTGTTTCTGGTTTAGAGGTGTCAGTTCAAGAACTTACTTCTCAACTGAATGAGAAGAATGACAGGTTACTGGATTTGGAAAAGGAAAATGCTGAACTGGTGAATCTCAGGCAGCTGGCAGCAGATTTAGAATTGGAGAAGTGTAGACTTGACCAACTTGTGCAGCAGCGTGATGAGAAGGTGGCAAAGCTTCAGGAAGAGTTGTCCTGTGTTTCTGGTTTAAAGAGCTCAGTTCAAGATCTTACTTCTCAACTGAATGAGAAGAATGACAGGTTAGTGGATTTGGAAAAGCAAATTGCTGAACTGGTGAATCTAAGGCAGCTGGCAGCAGATTTAGAAGTGGAGAAATGTAGACTTGACCAACTTGTGCAGCAGCGTGATGAGCATGTGGCAAAGCTTCATGAAGATTTGTCATGTTTTTCCGGATTAGAGGGCTCAGTGCGAGATCTCACTTCTCAATTGAACGAGAAGAATGACAGGTTACTGGATTTGGAAAAGCAAAATGCTGAGTTGGTGCATTTCAGGCAGCTGGCAGCAGATTTAGAAGTGGAGAAATGTAGACTTGACCAACTTGTGCAGCAGCGTGATGAGCATGTGTCAAAGCTTCATGGAAGATTTGTCACGTGTTTCTGGTTTAGAGGGCTCAGTGCGAGATCTTACCTCTCAACTGAACGAGAAAAATGA